A single genomic interval of Pyrus communis chromosome 7, drPyrComm1.1, whole genome shotgun sequence harbors:
- the LOC137739475 gene encoding proline-rich receptor-like protein kinase PERK3 — protein sequence MSELTGILNKVQWLVMNQLLLFCYVISVTEASETYGLLKAPSVSLSSAPLAAPAMPNLPLPATLPVSHYHRRWQKHFLPHAASVALSPAHPPFYGPLITAGHPPTASRLSKPSMKRSGLAPPLASFKNIAPTQSSAGTIPSGLAQPPLTPSISNCCKPDMVLRRGSQGCHCAYPIKLDILLLNVSQNPNWNIFLEELASELHLQVSQIELINFYVLGLSRLNISMDITPNSGSSFSVSDASAINSSLVMHKVKLNPALVGDYKLLNITWFKPPPPSHAPIAASPVEGQANPPPTLTSLSASDKGRHSNWSLIIGIGVGILFIAIISVLILCLGTFRREKTKASLIETAPEKQRTVDTVQAVGSLPHPSSTRFLAYEELKQATNNFESILGEGGFGRVFKGVLSDGTAVAIKRLTNGGQQGDKEFLVEVEMLSRLHHRNLVKLVGYYSNRDSSQNLLCYELVPNGSLEAWLHGPLGVNCPLDWDTRMKIALDAARGLAYLHEDSQPCVIHRDFKASNILLENNFHAKVADFGLAKQAPEGRANYLSTRVMGTFGYVAPEYAMTGHLLVKSDVYSYGVVLLELLTGRKPVDMSQPAGQENLVTWSRPILRDKDRLDELADPSLEGKYPTEDFVRVCTIAAACVASEASQRPTMGEVVQSLKMVQRITEYQDSMLTSSTARPNNRESSITFESDVSSSMFSSGPYSGLSAFDNDNVSRAAVFSEDLHEGR from the exons ATGTCTGAGCTCACAG GAATATTGAACAAGGTTCAATGGTTGGTGATGAATCAATTGCTTTTGTTCTGTTATGTGATATCCGTCACTGAAGCCAGTGAAACCTATGGTTTACTCAAAGCACCATCAGTATCTCTATCGAGTGCACCTTTGGCTGCACCAGCTATGCCAAATCTTCCCCTGCCAGCCACTTTGCCAGTGTCCCACTACCATAGACGCTGGCAAAAACATTTCTTGCCACATGCTGCGTCAGTTGCTCTATCTCCCGCACACCCTCCTTTTTATGGACCCTTGATAACTGCTGGTCACCCCCCTACAGCTTCTCGATTGTCAAAGCCATCAATGAAGAGGAGTGGCTTGGCACCTCCACTTGCTAGCTTTAAGAATATCGCCCCAACACAGTCGAGTGCTGGTACAATTCCTTCTGGTTTAGCACAGCCCCCGCTCACTCCTTCCATTTCCA ACTGTTGCAAACCAGACATGGTACTGAGACGAGGAAGTCAGGGTTGCCACTGTGCTTATCCCATAAAGCTTGATATTCTTCTCCTAAATGTTTCACAAAATCCTAACTGGAATATTTTTCTTGAAGAACTAGCTTCCGAGCTTCATTTGCAAGTTTCTCAAATAGAGCTGATTAACTTTTATGTACTCGGATTATCAAGATTAAATATTTCGATGGATATTACTCCCAATTCAGGATCCAGTTTCTCAGTGAGTGATGCGTCCGCAATAAACTCTTCTCTTGTCATGCACAAGGTTAAATTGAACCCTGCATTAGTGGGCGATTACAAACTCCTCAATATAACTTGGTTTAAGCCTCCACCTCCTTCTCATG ctCCTATTGCTGCATCACCAGTGGAAGGCCAAGCAAATCCACCCCCTACTCTTACATCCTTAAGTGCTTCAGATAAAGGGAGGCATTCAAATTGGAGTCTTATTATTGGTATTGGCGTCGGCATATTGTTCATTGCCATTATATCTGTGCTCATACTTTGTTTGGGCACATTCCGTCGAGAGAAGACTAAAGCATCTCTTATAGAAACAG CCCCTGAAAAGCAGAGGACTGTTGATACAGTGCAAGCGGTAGGATCTTTACCTCACCCAAGCAGCACTCGATTTCTGGCATATGAAGAACTTAAACAAGCAACAAACAACTTTGAAAGCATACTCGGAGAGGGTGGTTTTGGCAGGGTGTTCAAGGGTGTCTTAAGTGATGGTACAGCTGTAGCAATTAAAAGACTTACCAATGGAGGCCAACAGGGGGATAAGGAGTTCTTGGTTGAGGTTGAAATGCTGAGCAGGCTGCATCATCGTAATCTGGTGAAACTTGTGGGGTACTATAGCAATCGTGACTCCTCACAAAACTTACTTTGCTATGAGCTTGTACCAAATGGAAGCTTGGAGGCCTGGCTCCATG GTCCCCTGGGAGTAAATTGTCCTTTGGATTGGGACACCCGAATGAAAATTGCACTTGATGCTGCCAGAGGACTCGCTTACCTGCATGAAGACTCACAACCTTGTGTCATCCACAGAGATTTTAAAGCATCCAATATATTGCTTGAGAATAACTTTCATGCTAAAGTTGCTGATTTTGGCCTGGCCAAACAGGCACCTGAAGGCAGAGCAAATTATCTTTCTACCCGTGTGATGGGAACATTTGG GTATGTGGCTCCAGAGTACGCCATGACTGGACACCTACTTGTTAAAAGTGATGTTTACAGTTATGGAGTTGTCCTTCTTGAGTTACTCACTGGAAGAAAGCCTGTAGATATGTCACAGCCAGCCGGACAGGAGAATCTAGTAACTTGG TCGAGGCCAATTCTTAGAGACAAGGATAGACTGGATGAGCTCGCTGACCCTAGTCTTGAAGGAAAGTACCCGACGGAGGATTTTGTACGAGTTTGCACAATTGCAGCGGCTTGTGTTGCTTCTGAGGCAAGCCAACGCCCTACAATGGGTGAAGTGGTACAATCACTGAAGATGGTGCAACGAATCACAGAATATCAGGATTCCATGTTAACCTCTTCCACTGCCAGACCCAATAACAGGGAGTCTTCAATAACCTTTGAATCCGATGTGTCATCTTCGATGTTCTCTTCTGGTCCTTACTCTGGTCTAAGTGCCTTTGATAATGACAACGTCTCTCGAGCAGCTGTTTTCTCTGAAGATCTTCACGAAGGACGATGA
- the LOC137740133 gene encoding DEAD-box ATP-dependent RNA helicase 24-like: MSKRKFGFEGFGINKQSTFDFERSQQAPQRLYVPPSSRGGNSHDNFEDTDLDNIDYDDNDGSNDPGNDNSHGDGGGGDEEVDPLDAFMEGIHEEVRSAPPPKQKEKAEKYKDDEEEDHMESFLRAKKDVMLTLASDALHAGYDSDEEVYAAAKAVDAGLLEYDSDDNPIVLDKRKIEPIPALDHSSIDYEPFNKDFYEEKESISGMSEEDVFEYKKSLAIRASGFDVPRPVKTFEDSGFSSQLMTAIKKQDYVKPTPIQCQALPIVLSGRDIIGIAKTGSGKTAAFVLPMIVHIMDQPELQKEEGPIGVICAPTRELAHQIYLESKKFAKSHGIRVSAVYGGMSKLDQFKELKAGCEIVVATPGRLIDMLKMKALTMIRATYLVLDEADRMFDLGFEPQIRSIVGQIRPDRQTLLFSATMPRKVEKLAREILSDPIRVTVGEVGMANEDITQVVHVIPSDAEKLPWLLEKLPGMIDEGDVLVFASKKAAVDEIESQLAQKGFKVTALHGDKDQASRMDILQKFKSGIYHVLVATDVAARGLDIKSIKSVVNFDIAKDMDMHVHRIGRTGRAGDKDGTAYTLITQKEARFAGELVNSLVAAGQIVSTELMDLAMKDGRFRSKRDSRKGGGKKGRGRGGSGGGGRGVRGVDFGLGIGYNTESNNSSSHTVASRSATVTPVRTGMMSQFKTKFVAASSNSPSQASGNSYSAPSRPALRGFVSGGSIGGDVYRTQATSTIAPALTPAPTSVVNVSSQNSGVNASQKPSESSRDKPRERRRRSGWDC, from the exons ATGTCGAAGAGAAAATTCGGATTCGAAGGCTTTGGCATAAACAAGCAATCCACCTTCGATTTCGAGCGGTCACAGCAAGCCCCTCAGCGGCTCTACGTCCCTCCGTCGTCTCGCGGCGGAAACAGCCACGACAACTTCGAAGACACCGACCTCGACAACATTGATTACGACGACAACGATGGTTCCAATGATCCCGGGAATGACAACAGCCACGGCGACGGTGGCGGCGGTGATGAGGAAGTAGATCCTCTGGATGCTTTCATGGAGGGGATTCACGAGGAGGTGAGGTCAGCTCCGCCGCCGAAGCAGAAAGAGAAAGCCGAGAAGTACAAGGACGATGAGGAGGAGGATCACATGGAGAGTTTTCTGAGGGCTAAGAAGGACGTGATGCTTACGCTGGCATCGGATGCTTTACACGCCGGATATGACTCCGACGAGGAGGTATATGCGGCCGCCAAGGCCGTCGATGCCGGGTTGTTGGAGTACGATTCGGATGATAATCCCATTGTTCTTGACAAGAGGAAGATCGAGCCAATTCCAGCTCTCGATCATAGTTCAATCGACTACGAGCCTTTTAATAAGGATTTTTACGAGGAGAAAGAGTCGATTTCAG GGATGAGTGAGGAGGATGTTTTTGAGTACAAGAAGAGCTTGGCCATCCGTGCGTCGGGTTTTGATGTGCCGAGGCCAGTCAAGACATTTGAAGACTCTGGATTTTCTTCACAGCTCATGACTGCCATAAAAAAACAAGACTATGTAAAGCCGACACCAATACAGTGCCAAGCTCTACCCATAGTTCTTTCCGGGAGAGATATCATTGGTATTGCGAAAACTGGTTCTGGAAAGACGGCTGCTTTTGTCCTTCCAATGATTGTCCACATTATGGATCAGCCGGAACTTCAAAAAGAAGAGGGTCCTATTGGAGTGATATGTGCACCTACTAGAGAGCTGGCGCACCAAATATACTTAGAGTCCAAGAAATTTGCTAAATCACATGGGATACGTGTCTCTGCTGTATATGGTGGAATGTCTAAGCTTGATCAGTTCAAAGAACTTAAGGCAGGATGTGAAATAGTTGTTGCTACTCCCGGGAGATTAATAGACATGCTTAAAATGAAGGCACTGACAATGATAAGGGCAACTTACCTAGTACTTGATGAGGCTGATCGGATGTTTGACCTTGGGTTTGAGCCTCAAATTAGGTCTATTGTTGGTCAGATTCGACCAGACCGACAGACATTGCTCTTTTCTGCAACAATGCCTCGTAAAGTTGAAAAGTTGGCTAGGGAGATTCTCTCTGATCCTATAAGAGTTACAGTGGGTGAGGTGGGAATGGCCAATGAGGATATCACTCAGGTTGTTCATGTAATTCCTTCTGATGCTGAGAAGTTGCCCTGGCTTCTTGAGAAGTTACCTGGAATGATTGATGAGGGTGATGTTTTAGTGTTTGCTTCGAAAAAAGCTGCAGTGGATGAGATTGAGTCACAGCTTGCTCAGAAAGGTTTTAAAGTCACAGCTCTGCATGGTGACAAGGACCAGGCATCTCGGATGgatattttgcaaaaatttaaATCTGGCATTTACCATGTTCTTGTTGCAACTGATGTTGCTGCCCGTGGTCTTGACATCAAGTCAATTAAGTCAGTTGTGAACTTTGATATTGCAAAAGACATGGACATGCACGTCCATCGAATTGGTAGAACAGGTCGTGCTGGTGATAAGGATGGCACTGCATACACTCTTATTACACAGAAAGAGGCACGTTTTGCTGGTGAGTTGGTTAATAGCTTGGTTGCTGCTGGTCAGATTGTTTCGACGGAGCTCATGGACCTTGCGATGAAG GATGGGAGATTCAGGTCCAAACGTGATTCAAGAAAAGGAG GTGGAAAGAAAGGTAGAGGGAGGGGAGGCAGTGGCGGCGGTGGTCGAGGTGTGCGTGGGGTGGATTTTGGTCTGGGAATTGGATATAATACGGAGTCCAATAATTCTTCATCGCATACCGTTGCTAGTCGATCTGCTACAGTAACTCCTGTGAGGACAGGAATGATGTCACAGTTCAAGACTAAATTCGTTGCTGCTTCATCCAACTCTCCAAGTCAAGCTTCAGGTAACAGCTATAGTGCACCCAGCAGACCAGCATTACGAGGATTTGTATCTGGTGGTTCAATTGGTGGGGATGTATATAGAACTCAGGCAACCAGTACAATTGCTCCTGCTCTTACCCCGGCTCCTACATCAGTGGTAAACGTATCTTCTCAGAACTCTGGAGTAAATGCAAGTCAGAAGCCCTCTGAAAG TTCTAGAGATAAACCTAGAGAAAGGCGGAGGCGGTCTGGTTGGGACTGTTAA
- the LOC137739261 gene encoding uncharacterized protein has protein sequence MARWDEILSLPVQSPPALEFSSSDLVWSKVEGWRDKKDRVALIPFPRVDDFLRGESSSKECPTKFHVEARRRRQPKTPYKPKVDGILEYILYWCSFGPDDHRKGGLVRPSRINIPKKKNAGRPNTKRGCTCHFIVKRLIAEPSVALIIYNQDKHVDRKGAPCHGPQDKMAAGTRAMFAPYISEDLRLRVQSLLYVGVSVETIMQRHNESVEKQGGPSNRDDLLTHRYVRRQERVIRRSIYELDADDVVSISLWVENHQSHVFFYEDFSDVDPFTLGIQTEWQLQQMIRFGNRSLIASDSRFGTTKLKYPVHSLLVFNEDNKAIPIAWIVAPKFESSNAHKWMRALCNRVQTKDPAWKLAGFIVDDPLADVLTIRDVFQCSVLISFWRVRHAWHKNLVKNCVDNEMRATISRRLHQAMDNICQQRGTERLFEDFIEDFLDESDFMDYFKATWYPRTGMWISALQNLPLASQETSAAMEFYHNQLKLRLLNEKKPSVYKRVDWLVDKLGTKVHSYFWLDEYSEKDDFARYWKDEWASGLTSWRKALKIPDRDIVIEGTRAKVIDELDQDRVYVVWNPGSQFGICNCRWAEMGNLCEHILKVINVCRKRSSTPSISLLQYHKALIDMLHCPPHDSLIRDHAVSLAVFVQKQLSGLVNLESNDTAMDVAFFANRDQELVNEDPINEEVLCLNENNCGDGDVAAERTKGKVATESSNLVARGDDICNESYGEEITGDEMDVDPSSICISPPGLHSVDEVVSSSVFPESRQRSLFNREPEDLPSADDARTNPTGFEDDILNRNSQENTMDEDMNIPSSTMEFVEQCTVTHPDDHHSHDIEPAVICKTSEDNTVYTKTAPSASMPVESQVVEVAEVPGVISESDRMETENKNGSTSNHPSSADDAASIDGPCENLVNDSDCSQDSKAVGNMMVVQPEALIKCSSRSRYNEEQLPIENGDTGTGSSENPSSFAEPRLTKSEV, from the exons ATGGCTAGATGGGATGAGATTCTGTCCCTTCCTGTACAGAGTCCACCTGCACTGGAGTTTTCATCTTCTGATCTTGTGTGGTCAAAGGTGGAAGGTTGGCGGGACAAGAAAGATCGAGTTGCTCTAATTCCATTTCCTCGAGTTGACGATTTTCTGAGGGGTGAATCCTCTAGTAAAGAATGTCCAACAAAATTTCATGTTGAAGCGAGGCGGCGGCGGCAGCCAAAAACGCCTTACAAACCAAAGGTTGATGGTATTCTTGAATATATTCT ATATTGGTGTTCCTTTGGTCCTGATGACCATAGGAAGGGTGGGCTTGTACGACCCAGCAGGATTAATAtcccaaagaagaaaaatgctGGTCGACCGAACACCAAGAGAGGTTGTACCTGTCACTTTATTGTGAAACGATTAATTGCTGAACCCTCAGTGGCACTTATTATATATAATCAGGATAAGCATGTAGATAGGAAAGGAGCGCCCTGCCATGGCCCCCAAGATAAGATGGCTGCTGGAACACGTGCTATGTTTGCCCCTTATATCTCTGAGGATCTACGTCTTCGTGTGCAATCTTTGTTATACGTGGGGGTGTCCGTGGAGACTATAATGCAGAGACACAATGAATCAGTAGAGAAACAGGGTGGTCCATCTAATCGTGATGACCTTTTAACCCATAGGTATGTTCGGAGGCAGGAGAGGGTCATTCGACGTTCTATATATGAATTGGATGCTGATGATGTGGTTAGTATTAGCTTGTGGGTAGAAAACCATCAGAGTCATGTTTTCTTCTATGAGGATTTCTCTGATGTGGACCCTTTCACTTTGGGCATTCAAACAGAGTGGCAGTTGCAACAGATGATTCGCTTCGGCAATCGCAGCCTTATAGCTTCTGATTCAAGGTTCGGAACAACCAAATTGAAG TATCCCGTGCATAGTCTCCTTGTATTTAATGAAGACAACAAGGCCATTCCGATAGCGTGGATAGTGGCTCCAAAGTTTGAAAGTTCCAATGCCCATAAATGGATGAGAGCTCTTTGCAATAGAGTTCAAACGAAAGATCCTGCATGGAAGTTAGCTGGTTTCATAGTGGATGATCCTCTAGCTGATGTGCTCACCATCAG GGATGTATTCCAGTGTTCAGTGTTGATAAGCTTTTGGCGGGTCCgtcatgcatggcataaaaacTTAGTAAAGAACTGTGTGGACAATGAGATGCGAGCTACAATATCAAGAAGGCTTCATCAGGCAATGGATAACATCTGTCAACAACGAGGAACCGAGCGTTTGTTTGAGGACTTCATAGAAGATTTTCTTGATGAATCAGATTTTATGGATTACTTTAAGGCAACCTGGTATCCTAGAACTG GGATGTGGATCTCTGCACTACAAAATCTTCCTCTTGCTAGCCAGGAAACCTCTGCGGCAATGGAGTTCTACCACAACCAACTAAAGCTTCGGTTATTGAACGAGAAGAAACCTAGCGTGTACAAACGAGTTGATTGGTTGGTTGATAAGCTGGGTACAAAAGTGCATTCCTACTTCTGGCTTGATGAATATTCTGAGAAGGATGATTTTGCACGATATTGGAAAGATGAGTGGGCGAGTGGTTTAACATCTTGGCGTAAGGCTTTGAAGATTCCTGACCGCGATATTGTCATAGAAGGTACACGTGCAAAAGTTATTGACGAGCTCGACCAAGACAGGGTTTATGTTGTTTGGAACCCTGGTTCTCAGTTCGGTATTTGCAACTGCCGTTGGGCAGAAATGGGCAACCTGTGTGAACATATACTCAAAGTTATTAATGTTTGCCGGAAAAGGTCGTCTACGCCATCTATCAGCCTTTTGCAGTACCACAAGGCCTTGATTGACATGCTGCACTGCCCACCTCATGATTCTTTGATTCGTGATCATGCTGTTTCTTTAGCAGTATTTGTACAGAAGCAATTAAGTGGACTAGTTAATTTGGAAAGCAACGATACCGCAATGGATGTGGCATTTTTTGCCAATCGAGATCAAGAATTAGTAAATGAGGATCCAATAAATGAGGAAGTATTATGTCTAAATGAGAATAACTGTGGGGATGGAGATGTAGCTGCTGAGAGAACCAAGGGTAAGGTGGCTACTGAATCTAGTAATTTGGTAGCACGTGGAGATGACATATGTAATGAGAGTTATGGAGAAGAAATTACTGGCGATGAGATGGATGTCGACCCGTCATCCATCTGCATTTCCCCACCCGGGTTGCATTCTGTTGACGAGGTTGTGTCTAGCAGTGTCTTCCCCGAAAGCAGACAGAGGTCATTGTTTAACAGAGAGCCTGAAGACCTGCCTTCTGCTGATGATGCCCGCACTAATCCAACCGGATTTGAGGATGACATCTTAAATAGAAATAGCCAAGAAAATACGATGGATGAGGACATGAATATCCCTTCCTCAACAATGGAGTTTGTGGAGCAATGCACAGTAACTCATCCTGATGATCACCACAGCCACGATATTGAACCCGCTGTTATTTGCAAGACATCTGAGGACAATACTGTGTATACAAAGACTGCTCCATCTGCATCTATGCCTGTTGAATCACAAGTGGTCGAAGTGGCTGAAGTTCCAGGTGTCATTTCAGAAAGTGATAGAATGGAAACTGAAAACAAGAATGGAAGCACGAGTAATCACCCATCCTCCGCTGATGACGCTGCCAGTATTGACGGGCCTTGTGAGAACTTGGTAAATGATTCTGATTGTAGTCAGGACTCAAAAGCAGTTGGCAATATGATGGTTGTACAACCAGAAGCACTGATTAAATGCTCGTCAAGATCGAGGTACAACGAGGAACAACTGCCCATTGAGAATGGAGATACTGGAACTGGATCTTCTGAGAACCCATCTTCATTTGCTGAACCTCGTCTTACTAAGAGTGAAGTGTAA
- the LOC137741053 gene encoding transcription termination factor MTEF18, mitochondrial yields the protein MGCKTKPNTKLHVLPFRRSESMPLPKCLYALLLSHHFSAATAAAAASAAARLPKLPNVPPRYKSEAISQAQQVLTDYLHATRCLSFPSAEHISRNSPFSLANLIKQIKFSTPSFSNRFERFLRYHPINEFEFFFESIGIHYSQVRDFLPPDKYFFSEDPTLLDVASLLSGFGFPWNMIGKLYEEENSIFSESSEVLKARLTRLKKCGFSNHSVVGMCLAFPHLLLLEGEPGSDTADLLVDLKRVLVDFNLENCVEGNVDAWYGVCKKVRVFYDLGCKKGKVGELMGRKKDIFLECSEEVLLQKSNYFHKFGVRMEDVGLLLLQSPEVLNLDLETPEISALGLLKHFGLNAKELEVVSERYPHVMGKNRMANLPHLVRALDLHQWFFTKIKNEHKLLANYVISDFDEGIAKEFSEGLERIQSTTTPIHTMGKLDFMHRIGFGENPLTLMCLSQLHGRSSELQKRFDILLSTGIEFSRLCSMIRMKPKILNQSPEFLEAKVSFLSEEMKSSLEYLNTFPSFLCFNLENRIMPRYRFYVWLKEKKGLHFESYSIATMIATSEKTFVARVSGIHPAAPKHWFERFSYRKYLGTWRHL from the coding sequence ATGGGATGTAAAACCAAGCCGAATACGAAATTACATGTTTTGCCCTTTAGAAGGAGTGAGAGCATGCCCCTGCCCAAATGCCTCTACGCCCTCCTCCTTTCCCACCATTTCTCCGCCGCAAcagccgccgccgccgcctcaGCCGCCGCAAGGCTCCCGAAGCTCCCCAATGTCCCCCCAAGGTACAAGTCCGAAGCCATCAGCCAAGCCCAGCAGGTCCTCACCGACTACCTCCACGCCACCCGCTGCTTGTCCTTCCCCTCCGCCGAGCACATCAGCAGAAACTCCCCCTTCTCCCTCGCCAATCTCATCAAGCAGATCAAATTTTCGACCCCGAGTTTCTCCAACCGCTTCGAGAGGTTCCTCAGGTACCACCCCATCAACgaatttgagtttttctttgAAAGCATAGGCATACATTACAGTCAAGTTCGTGACTTTTTGCCTCCCGACAAGTACTTTTTCTCTGAGGATCCGACCCTTTTGGATGTTGCTTCGCTACTTTCCGGGTTTGGGTTTCCTTGGAATATGATAGGGAAGTTGTATGAGGAGGAGAATTCGATTTTTAGTGAGAGTTCAGAGGTGTTGAAAGCTAGGCTTACTAGGTTGAAGAAATGTGGGTTCAGCAACCATTCTGTTGTGGGTATGTGCTTGGCTTTCCCTCATTTGCTGCTGCTGGAGGGCGAGCCGGGCAGTGATACTGCGGATTTGCTTGTTGATTTGAAAAGGGTTCTTGTGGATTTTAATTTGGAAAATTGTGTTGAGGGAAATGTGGATGCTTGGTATGGTGTTTGTAAGAAAGTTCGTGTGTTTTACGATTTGGGTTGCAAGAAAGGGAAGGTAGGGGAATTGATGGGGAGGAAGAAAGACATTTTTCTTGAATGCTCGGAAGAGGTTTTGTTGCAGAAATCAAACTACTTTCATAAATTTGGTGTTAGGATGGAAGATGTCGGGTTGCTGCTTCTTCAAAGTCCGGAGGTTTTGAACCTTGACCTGGAAACGCCGGAGATATCAGCATTGGGGTTGCTGAAACATTTTGGATTGAACGCGAAAGAATTGGAGGTGGTGAGTGAAAGGTACCCTCATGTGATGGGAAAGAATAGAATGGCTAATTTACCACATTTAGTAAGGGCTCTGGATCTTCATCAATGGTTCTTCACTAAGATTAAGAATGAACATAAATTGTTAGCTAATTACGTTATCAGTGACTTCGATGAAGGCATCGCGAAAGAATTTAGTGAAGGATTGGAGAGGATCCAATCTACGACGACTCCCATTCATACAATGGGAAAACTGGATTTCATGCATAGAATCGGGTTTGGAGAGAACCCTTTGACGCTAATGTGCTTATCCCAGTTGCATGGCAGAAGCAGCGAGTTACAAAAGCGGTTTGATATCCTTCTTTCGACGGGCATTGAATTCTCACGGCTTTGTTCAATGATAAGAATGAAACCGAAGATCTTGAATCAGAGTCCAGAATTTCTAGAAGCAAAAGTAAGCTTTCTTAGTGAGGAAATGAAATCTTCTTTGGAGTACCTcaatacttttccatcatttctTTGTTTCAACTTGGAGAACCGGATCATGCCCAGATATAGATTTTATGTGTGGCTCAAAGAGAAGAAAGGTTTGCATTTTGAAAGCTACTCTATTGCCACCATGATTGCTACCAGCGAGAAGACATTTGTAGCGCGGGTTTCTGGAATTCATCCAGCTGCGCCGAAACACTGGTTCGAGCGTTTCTCGTACAGAAAATATTTAGGTACTTGGAGACATCTGTGA